Within the Serratia sp. UGAL515B_01 genome, the region TCGAGTTGCATGTAGGCGGTAAGTCTGAGAGTCGGCAGGAGCATAGCTCACTATGTTACGGGTGCGAACGGATAAAGCCAACACCCATGCAATTTGAAGACTGAAGGGTATATACCCAAAAAGTTTGGGTTACTGGTAGACAGTTGAGTGACATAGGTAAGCTAGGCTGTGTCCCTCAATTGCATGCGAGCCACGCTGGCGGTAATTTGCGCGCAGAGCAAGGCGTGAGCCGCCTTGATAACGGGTTTTTGGGTCTTCGACGGAACCACCGGTAATTGAGGGACACGGCCTAGGTGACTGATTCGATAAATAATGAAGGCAATCGGCATCCATGCTACGTGCCGTTTGCGGAGTGAGCGATCGTCCAGTTAGCTAATACCAGGTTGAGTGCCCTAAAAATGATCTACAATGACTCACGCCCATTGAGATAACTCACCCGGATAGGCTATATGAACCCATTAAATACCACACAGTTCTTCACCAGAGGCGGTCAGGAATGAACCCATACCCCCCTTCACTGCTTATCATCAATGGTAAAGGAGCCAGCAACGAGCAAGTCCGAGCCGCTGTGAACAAGTTTCGGAGTGAAGGCCTGATCTTGCATGTTCGCGTAACCTGGGAACAAGGGGATGCAGCCCGCTTTGTCATAGAAGCCCAACGGTTGAAAGCGGAAACCGTGATTGCTGGTGGCGGTGACGGCACAATTAACGAAGTGGCTACCGCGCTGCTAACACTGCCGATAGAAGAACGCCCCAAACTGGGTATCTTGCCGCTTGGCACAGCCAACGACTTTGCCACTGCCTGCTCAATTCCCGCACAGCCCGAGTTGGCACTCGCACTGGCTATCAAGGGCCGGGCAGTCCCCATCGACTTGGCAAAAGTGAACGACGATCGTTGCTTCGTCAATATGGCGACCGGAGGTTTTGGTACACGCATCACCACCGAAACCCCAGAAATACTCAAATCAACTTTAGGAGCCGTCTCCTACTTTATTCATGGCCTGCTGCGTCTGGATGCGCTAAAAGCCGATAGCTGCGAGATCAAAGGCCCAGATTTCTATTGGTCTGGAGAAGCGTTGGTCATCGGTATCGGCAACGGCAAGCAGGCAGGAGGTGGGCAGCAGCTATGTCCCGGCGCCCTGATTAACGATGGTTTACTGCAAGTGCGCCTGTTGACCACCGAAGAACTGCTGCCTGCACTGGTCAACTCCCTATTCAGCGGTGAAGAGAACAGCAACATAATTGATGTTTCGCTGCCCTGGTTGGAGATCAATGCTCCCCATGAAATCGCCTTCAACCTAGATGGTGAACCCCTAAAAGGCAAACATTTTCGTATTGAAGTGCTGCCCAATGCCATCGCGTGCCGCCTACCTCCAGACTGTGCCTTATTGAAATAATGACAGCTTAAGCGCAGCACAGAAACACGGGCTGTCCTTTCTTTCCTTTATTTCTATTCTCCTACCGATCAAGCCATTAATGTGATCCTCATTGGCAAATTTCAAAAATCATACTTGTATGGTAGTAATATCACATTTATTTTCGGGTATAGCTTATCGCCTTAAAACAGGATGAGGATGTCATGAAGATCATTAAAGCCGAGGTGTTTGTCACTTGCCCGGGAAGGAACTTTGTCACACTAAAAATCACCACAGAAAATGGTCTGATCGGTATTGGTGATGCCACCTTGAATGGCCGTGAACTGCCGGTTGCATCTTACTTGAAAGACCATCTCTGCCCGCAGCTCATCGGGCGTAACGCCCATCAGATTGAAGATATTTGGCAATTTTTTTACAAGGGTGCCTACTGGCGGCGTGGTCCAGTCACCATGTCGGCAATTTCAGCGGTAGATATGGCGCTGTGGGATATTAAAGCCAAAGCGGCCAATATGCCGCTCTACCAGCTACTAGGTGGCGCTTCCCGCTCCGGCGTCATGGTCTATTGCCACACTACGGGTCACTCGATAGAAGAAGTGCTGGACGATTATGCCAAACACCAGGAAATGGGGTTCAAGGCCATCCGTGTGCAGTGTGCTGTTCCAGGAATGAAAACCACCTATGGTATGGCCAAAGGGAAAGGGTTGGCGTATGAACCCGCAGCTAAAGGCCTATGGCCAGAAGAACAAAGCTGGTCGACAGAAAAGTATCTCGATTTCACCCCGAAGCTATTTGAAGCCGTACGCACAAAATTCGGCTTTGAACAACATTTACTGCACGATATGCACCACCGTCTCACGCCTATCGAAGCCGCCCGTTTTGGTAAAAGCGTCGAACAATACCGCCTGTTCTGGATGGAAGATCCCACCCCAGCAGAAAATCAGGAATGCTTCCGCCTGATCCGCCAGCATACGGTCACTCCGATTGCCGTTGGTGAAGTATTCAACAGCATATGGGATTGCAAGCAACTGATTGAAGAACAGTTGATCGATTATATCCGTACCACCATCACCCACGCCGGCGGTATCACCGGGATGCGCCGCATCGCCGACTTTGCCTCACTTTATCAGGTTCGTACCGGCTCACACGGTCCTTCAGATCTCTCCCCCATCTGTATGGCCGCCGCGTTGCACTTTGATCTCTGGGTGCCGAACTTTGGCGTTCAGGAATACATGGGTTACTCCGAACAAATGCTGGAAGTCTTTCCACACAGTTGGACCTTTGACAACGGCTATATGCATCCAGGGGAAAAACCAGGGTTAGGCATCGAGTTCGACGAAAAGCTGGCGGCTAAGTATCCGTATGATCCCGCTTACCTGCCTGTCGCACGCCTGGAAGACGGCACCCTATGGAACTGGTAAATCGAGGAGTAACAATGAAAAGTATTACCATTCAACAGCCAGAACAATTGGTTATCGAAGATCGTGCGCTGCCACAACCGCAAGCAGGAGAAGTGCGTATTCGCATTGTTAGCGCCGGGATCTGCGGCTCTGATGTGCATATCTATCATGGTCATAATCCGTTTGCCAAATATCCACGCGTTATCGGCCATGAGTTCTTCGGCCATATTGATGCCACTGGCGAAGGGATTGCACCTTCGCGTATCGGTGAGCGGGTTGTCGGTGACCCGGTGGTCAGTTGCGGCCACTGCTACCCCTGCAAGGTAGGCCGCCCGAATGTTTGCAGCGAACTGAGCGTTATCGGGGTACACCGTGATGGTGGCTTCAGCGAATATATAACTCTTCCGGCCAAAAATGCACACCGGATACCGGACAGTATCCCTGACGATAATGCGACTATGGTTGAGCCCTTCACTATTGCTGCCAACATTTGCCAGCAGATGGCACCCAGTCCGCTGGATGTTGCCTTGGTCTATGGCGCAGGGCCGATGGGGTTAACTACCATACAGGCCTTACGCGGCGTTTACGGCATAAAAACGATTATCGCTGTCGATCGCATTGACGAACGCCTTGCTATGGCAACAACCAACGGTGCCGATCGGGCGATCAACAACAGCCATATCGACTTGGCCAGCGAACTCAATAAGTTTGCTATTCAGCCAACGTTAATCATTGATGCCGCCTGCCACCCATCCATTCTGCCTGAAGCGATTGCCCTCGCCTCTCCCGCTGCGCGTATCGGCATTATGGGCTTCTCTGCCGAGCCTTGTGTCCTTAGCCAACAAGCGATCACCAGTAAAGAAATCACTATTTACAGTTCACGGCTCAACAGTAACCGTTTTCCACAAGTCATCGAGTGGATGGCTAACCACAAGGTCCACCCTGAGAAACTGATCACTCACCGGTTCGACTTTTCTCAGGTACTTGATGCAATGAAGATTTTCGAAAATGACCAAAGGCAGTGCTGCAAGGTTCTATTGAAGTTCTAGTCAACCACTTTTACCTGCCTGCGCCTTAACCTAACGGGGAACGGCGCTGCCAAAACTTGCTGTACTCAGGACAACCATTGCGGGAACAGAATAATGATAAATACTCACACTGATTATATTCAGCCTGAAAGAAGTACTTCGGATCTGGTCAAGGCAGCCGTTTCTGGCTGGTTGGGCACTGCACTGGAATTTATGGATTTCCAACTTTACTCACTCGGTGCGGCATTGGTCTTTCATGAAATATTCTTCCCTGAGCAGTCGGCCGCTATGGCATTAATACTGGCAATGGGGACTTACGGAGCAGGTTATATTGCCCGAATTATCGGTGCGTTTATCTTTGGCCGCATGGGGGACACCATCGGCCGTAAGAAAGTCCTGTTTATTACCATTACCCTGATGGGGATCTGCACCACATTGATCGGTGCACTGCCGACCTATGCCCAGATCGGGATTTTCTCCCCTTTACTGTTGGTGTTACTGCGCATTATCCAAGGGCTGGGGGCTGGGGCAGAAATCTCTGGTGCCGGGACTATGCTGGCGGAGTATGCCCCTAAAGGTAAACGCGGGATTATCTCCTCATTGGTGGCGATGGGCACCAACTGCGGTACGTTATCCGCAACCGCGATCTGGGCCATGATGTTCTTCTTCCTGACCAAGGAAGATCTGTTGGTCTGGGGCTGGCGCGTCCCTTTCCTGGCCAGCGTGGTGGTCATGCTGTTTGCCATCTGGTTACGGATGAATCTGAAAGAAAGTCCAGTATTTGAGAAAGTCAATGACGATAAAACCATCTCCAGTCAGCACGCCACTGTAACCGACAACACCTATTCGCTATCGGCAATGTTCAGCAGTAAATCTTTCTGGTTAGCCACCGGGCTGCGTTTTGGGCAGGCTGGCAATTCCGGTTTGATACAAACTTTCCTGGCCGGCTATCTGGTTCAAACACTGCTGTTTGAGAAAGCCATCCCTACCGATGCGTTAATGATCAGCTCCATTATCGGCTTTATTACCATACCCTTACTCGGTTGGCTTTCAGACAAGTTCGGCCGCCGGATACCCTATATTTTGATTAACCTCTCGGCCATTATTTTAGCTTATCCAATGATTTCGATGATTGTGGACAAAAGCCATAGCGTGAGCACGATTATGGTTTCCATTATTGTCATTCATAATATCGCGGTACTCGGCCTGTTTGCGCTGGAAAACATCACCATGGCAGAAATGTTTGGCTCACGTAACCGTTTTACTCGCATGGCAATTTCCAAAGAAGCCGGTGGTTTGGTTGCTGTCGGCTTCGGCCCCGTTTTAGCCGGTATTTTCTGCAATGTCACCGGTTCTTGGTGGCCAATCGCGATAATGATAATTGCTTATTCAATTATCGGTTTATTAGCAGCGATTATGATGCCAGAAGTAAAAGACCGTGATTTGAGCGAGGTTGAAGATGCTGCAGAAAGTACAGTGTTAACGGCAGCGACCAGCCTGCACAGCCTCTAAATAGCTACGCTTAATAGCGCTTCACCTTACGCTTGAGACAGATGAGATAATGCGGAATGGCTCTCTGTTCAAGCCCGAGGCCGGACTTTTAGGGCTAACCCGGCTAGACTAGGTGCCATAACGGCACCTAGCAAGGCAATTTGAAAGACGTTACTGCGTAGTTTATTACTTATCTGCTAGTATGGTGGAACTTATCTCTTAAGCCTACTCAGATTGTCGCCATGTCAGAACCGTACAACTTCACGAATAGCCTACCCATCAATCAACAAATCTATCATTTATTGCGTAAAGATATCGTCGATTGCACTATTCCTCCGGGCACGCTGCTTTCAGAAAAAGAGATCTCTACTCGATTTTGCGTATCGCGTCAGCCGGTACGGGAAGCATTTATCAAACTGGCAGAAGCTGGACTGGTGCAAATCTTACCCCAGCGCGGTACTTTTGTGATGAAGATTTCTGCCAAAAGGGTGGCTGATGGACGCTTCATTCGCCAAGCGCTGGAGTGTGCCATCGTACGACGTGCGGCCACGAATATCACACCAGAACAATTGATGGTACTGGAACATAACCTGCATCGCCAAACGTTGGCTGCGCAGAATGCTCAGATCAAAGAGTTTTTGGCACTGGATGATGAATTCCATCGTCTACTGACGCAGATCGCCAATTGCACATTGGCTTGGGACACTATCGAAACCATCAAGGCGACGATGGACCGAGTCCGTTTCCTCAGTCTCAGTGAAGTATCCCCCCCTGACGGTCTGATTCAGCAACACTACCTTATCTTTGAAGCCTTGAAAGCACGCGAACCAGATGCAGCAGAGCGCGCTATTCATGAACATTTGCAGGAAATGATTTATTCGATAGCGCCGATTACCCTGAAAAATAGCGACTGGTTTGAGGCTGAATAACGACTTTATAGGGCATGTTGACCGGGAGCAAACTGGTTCAGACGAGAGGCAAGAGATAACAAGCTTCCAGA harbors:
- the yegS gene encoding lipid kinase YegS, giving the protein MNPYPPSLLIINGKGASNEQVRAAVNKFRSEGLILHVRVTWEQGDAARFVIEAQRLKAETVIAGGGDGTINEVATALLTLPIEERPKLGILPLGTANDFATACSIPAQPELALALAIKGRAVPIDLAKVNDDRCFVNMATGGFGTRITTETPEILKSTLGAVSYFIHGLLRLDALKADSCEIKGPDFYWSGEALVIGIGNGKQAGGGQQLCPGALINDGLLQVRLLTTEELLPALVNSLFSGEENSNIIDVSLPWLEINAPHEIAFNLDGEPLKGKHFRIEVLPNAIACRLPPDCALLK
- a CDS encoding GntR family transcriptional regulator is translated as MSEPYNFTNSLPINQQIYHLLRKDIVDCTIPPGTLLSEKEISTRFCVSRQPVREAFIKLAEAGLVQILPQRGTFVMKISAKRVADGRFIRQALECAIVRRAATNITPEQLMVLEHNLHRQTLAAQNAQIKEFLALDDEFHRLLTQIANCTLAWDTIETIKATMDRVRFLSLSEVSPPDGLIQQHYLIFEALKAREPDAAERAIHEHLQEMIYSIAPITLKNSDWFEAE
- a CDS encoding MFS transporter, with the protein product MINTHTDYIQPERSTSDLVKAAVSGWLGTALEFMDFQLYSLGAALVFHEIFFPEQSAAMALILAMGTYGAGYIARIIGAFIFGRMGDTIGRKKVLFITITLMGICTTLIGALPTYAQIGIFSPLLLVLLRIIQGLGAGAEISGAGTMLAEYAPKGKRGIISSLVAMGTNCGTLSATAIWAMMFFFLTKEDLLVWGWRVPFLASVVVMLFAIWLRMNLKESPVFEKVNDDKTISSQHATVTDNTYSLSAMFSSKSFWLATGLRFGQAGNSGLIQTFLAGYLVQTLLFEKAIPTDALMISSIIGFITIPLLGWLSDKFGRRIPYILINLSAIILAYPMISMIVDKSHSVSTIMVSIIVIHNIAVLGLFALENITMAEMFGSRNRFTRMAISKEAGGLVAVGFGPVLAGIFCNVTGSWWPIAIMIIAYSIIGLLAAIMMPEVKDRDLSEVEDAAESTVLTAATSLHSL
- a CDS encoding Zn-dependent oxidoreductase, whose protein sequence is MKSITIQQPEQLVIEDRALPQPQAGEVRIRIVSAGICGSDVHIYHGHNPFAKYPRVIGHEFFGHIDATGEGIAPSRIGERVVGDPVVSCGHCYPCKVGRPNVCSELSVIGVHRDGGFSEYITLPAKNAHRIPDSIPDDNATMVEPFTIAANICQQMAPSPLDVALVYGAGPMGLTTIQALRGVYGIKTIIAVDRIDERLAMATTNGADRAINNSHIDLASELNKFAIQPTLIIDAACHPSILPEAIALASPAARIGIMGFSAEPCVLSQQAITSKEITIYSSRLNSNRFPQVIEWMANHKVHPEKLITHRFDFSQVLDAMKIFENDQRQCCKVLLKF
- the manD gene encoding D-mannonate dehydratase ManD → MKIIKAEVFVTCPGRNFVTLKITTENGLIGIGDATLNGRELPVASYLKDHLCPQLIGRNAHQIEDIWQFFYKGAYWRRGPVTMSAISAVDMALWDIKAKAANMPLYQLLGGASRSGVMVYCHTTGHSIEEVLDDYAKHQEMGFKAIRVQCAVPGMKTTYGMAKGKGLAYEPAAKGLWPEEQSWSTEKYLDFTPKLFEAVRTKFGFEQHLLHDMHHRLTPIEAARFGKSVEQYRLFWMEDPTPAENQECFRLIRQHTVTPIAVGEVFNSIWDCKQLIEEQLIDYIRTTITHAGGITGMRRIADFASLYQVRTGSHGPSDLSPICMAAALHFDLWVPNFGVQEYMGYSEQMLEVFPHSWTFDNGYMHPGEKPGLGIEFDEKLAAKYPYDPAYLPVARLEDGTLWNW